In Xanthocytophaga agilis, a genomic segment contains:
- a CDS encoding sigma-70 family RNA polymerase sigma factor: MKKALLESCRQGNMFAQRQLVELYSNRLYRLCLRYMRNEFDAEEVLMNGFLRFFETLHSFEYRDDNGLEAWLKRIMVNAALMYLRKTKNLSLLMHEEDVIIPENATVESQLNSEMIYSLILQLPTGYRTVFNLYAIEGYSHAEIAEQLGISENTSKSQLSRARALLQSWLIKQGYEHTTRRY; the protein is encoded by the coding sequence ATGAAAAAGGCTTTACTGGAGTCGTGTAGACAAGGCAATATGTTTGCTCAGCGGCAACTGGTCGAGCTGTATTCCAATCGGTTGTATCGATTGTGTCTACGATATATGCGTAATGAATTTGATGCAGAAGAAGTGTTGATGAATGGATTCCTACGTTTTTTTGAAACACTCCATTCCTTCGAATACCGGGATGATAATGGTCTGGAAGCCTGGTTGAAACGAATAATGGTCAATGCGGCACTTATGTATCTGCGCAAAACAAAAAATTTGTCTTTGCTGATGCATGAAGAAGATGTGATTATTCCAGAAAATGCTACTGTTGAATCACAGTTGAACTCTGAAATGATCTACAGCCTTATTTTACAGCTTCCAACTGGTTATCGAACAGTTTTTAATTTATATGCCATTGAAGGATATTCTCATGCTGAAATAGCAGAACAATTGGGAATCAGTGAAAATACATCCAAATCACAACTCAGCCGGGCAAGAGCTTTGCTACAGAGCTGGTTAATAAAACAAGGTTATGAACATACCACCCGAAGATATTGA
- the murB gene encoding UDP-N-acetylmuramate dehydrogenase, whose amino-acid sequence MNENTTFHYERNCSLKPFNTFGIEAQAHYLAKAEDIETLRDIITAEQFQNTPVLFLGGGSNVLFTKNYFEGLVVLMQIKGISVLKEDDTHVWLQVGAGEVWHEFVLECIKRNLGGVENLSLIPGTVGAAPMQNIGAYGVEIKDTFDSLEAVDRKTGQLRLFTNADCKFGYRESVFKHELKDQYIITSVTFRLVKNPTTYTISYGDIQKTLQEMGMQTPSLRAVSDAVIHIRQSKLPDPKQIGNAGSFFKNPVISQDLFEKIKQQNPTIPSYPAETGYVKIPAGWLIEQAGWKGFRVGNVGVHTRQALVLVNYGNGTGEEIRHLSEIIQTSVKERFGVLLHTEVNFI is encoded by the coding sequence ATGAACGAGAATACTACTTTTCATTACGAGCGAAATTGTTCGCTGAAACCCTTCAATACTTTTGGCATAGAAGCACAGGCTCACTATCTGGCTAAGGCAGAAGATATAGAAACGCTGAGAGATATCATAACGGCTGAGCAGTTTCAAAATACTCCTGTATTATTTCTGGGAGGTGGTAGCAATGTGTTGTTTACAAAGAACTACTTTGAAGGATTAGTAGTATTGATGCAAATAAAGGGAATTAGTGTGCTGAAAGAAGATGATACGCATGTTTGGTTACAGGTAGGGGCAGGAGAAGTATGGCATGAGTTTGTCTTAGAGTGTATTAAGCGTAATCTGGGAGGGGTCGAAAATCTTTCATTGATTCCGGGAACTGTAGGTGCTGCACCCATGCAAAACATTGGAGCCTATGGGGTAGAAATCAAAGACACATTTGATTCTCTGGAAGCCGTAGATCGTAAAACAGGACAACTCAGACTATTTACAAATGCTGATTGTAAGTTTGGGTATCGGGAGAGTGTTTTCAAACATGAATTGAAAGATCAATATATTATTACTTCTGTTACATTCCGTTTGGTAAAAAATCCGACGACATATACTATATCATATGGAGATATACAGAAAACCTTACAGGAGATGGGAATGCAGACACCTTCATTGCGTGCAGTAAGTGATGCTGTCATTCATATCCGGCAAAGTAAATTGCCTGATCCTAAGCAAATTGGCAATGCAGGCAGTTTCTTTAAAAACCCTGTTATTTCACAGGATTTATTTGAAAAAATAAAGCAGCAAAATCCGACAATACCCTCTTATCCGGCAGAAACTGGTTATGTAAAAATACCTGCAGGCTGGCTTATAGAGCAAGCTGGCTGGAAAGGCTTTCGTGTAGGAAATGTGGGAGTTCATACACGTCAGGCTTTAGTCCTTGTTAATTACGGAAATGGTACTGGGGAAGAAATACGACACCTTTCAGAAATCATACAGACATCGGTTAAAGAAAGGTTTGGTGTTTTATTACATACTGAGGTTAATTTTATATAG
- a CDS encoding HAMP domain-containing sensor histidine kinase: MPYPVFDDVVIDTQQSLGRETSTSSHDSSIWRFLRHWMQSISSNGLQPFYNNRLRISITLTNWIIVTCVLFTIPFLCIGLEKSYLLVALPLLSCLISFLILRRGNHLIARVFLVNALPLSIYVIALVAQLPGTIHTTITKPLFFASLIIPLLIFRAIETRYFIGSLVFICALLFSVDFALTVFPFKLLKINSINLPLLRTIITVEGVAFIVIALIYYKYLMDKIARQNYRLLQDMRGQNEKIQQTNEELKASAVQLKELNESKNRLFSIIAHDLRSPMNSFRGFSGLLASNIDSLSKEDIKVLVKGMSKSFNNVNTLLENLLHWSRVQMNTFSSQAEVVDLAVLITDNLSLVEPTAADKLIVVKGDVAEELYAFIDKNIFNIVLRNLLMNAIKFTNSKGKVEVRAKRTGTQIIIDIIDNGVGMSPTTLGNLFNSQNHNHSTTGTANEKGTGLGLMLCKEFISQWGGDIKAVSSKGDGSTFSFTVPAYQKSLFEN; this comes from the coding sequence ATGCCTTATCCGGTATTTGATGACGTTGTTATTGACACACAACAAAGTTTGGGAAGAGAAACTAGCACTTCCTCACATGATTCGTCTATCTGGCGTTTTTTACGCCACTGGATGCAGAGCATTTCTTCCAATGGACTTCAACCTTTCTATAACAATAGATTAAGAATCAGTATTACATTAACAAATTGGATTATTGTAACCTGCGTATTATTTACAATTCCTTTTTTGTGTATTGGACTGGAAAAGTCCTATTTGTTAGTAGCACTGCCTTTACTTAGCTGTTTGATCAGCTTTCTTATATTACGACGGGGAAATCATTTAATTGCCAGAGTTTTTCTTGTCAATGCATTACCTCTTTCTATTTATGTAATCGCTCTGGTTGCACAATTGCCTGGTACTATCCATACCACTATTACCAAGCCTCTGTTTTTTGCCTCATTGATTATTCCTTTGTTGATTTTTCGTGCTATAGAAACAAGGTATTTTATTGGAAGTTTAGTTTTTATTTGTGCTCTTCTCTTTTCAGTTGATTTTGCATTGACTGTGTTTCCATTTAAATTATTAAAAATAAATAGTATAAACCTACCTTTATTGCGTACTATCATTACAGTAGAAGGTGTTGCTTTTATTGTAATTGCATTAATCTATTACAAATATTTAATGGATAAAATTGCCAGGCAGAACTATCGTTTGCTCCAGGATATGCGTGGACAAAATGAAAAGATTCAGCAAACCAATGAAGAGTTAAAGGCATCGGCTGTACAATTGAAAGAATTAAATGAGTCAAAGAATCGACTTTTCTCAATCATTGCCCATGATTTGCGATCTCCTATGAATTCATTCAGAGGATTTTCAGGCTTGTTGGCTAGCAACATTGATTCTTTATCCAAGGAAGACATAAAAGTGTTGGTAAAAGGCATGAGTAAGTCTTTTAATAATGTGAATACTTTATTAGAAAACTTGCTGCATTGGTCTCGGGTACAGATGAATACTTTCAGTAGTCAGGCAGAAGTGGTTGATCTGGCTGTTCTGATTACAGATAATCTGAGTCTGGTTGAACCTACTGCTGCAGATAAATTAATAGTAGTGAAAGGAGATGTTGCAGAAGAACTCTATGCTTTTATTGATAAAAATATCTTCAATATTGTATTACGCAATTTATTGATGAATGCAATTAAATTCACGAACTCCAAAGGAAAAGTGGAAGTAAGAGCAAAACGAACAGGAACACAAATAATAATTGATATAATAGATAATGGTGTAGGTATGAGTCCTACTACATTAGGCAACCTGTTCAATTCTCAAAATCACAATCATTCTACTACTGGTACTGCCAATGAAAAAGGAACAGGGTTGGGACTGATGTTATGTAAAGAATTTATTTCTCAATGGGGAGGAGATATTAAAGCTGTCAGTAGCAAAGGTGATGGCAGTACTTTTTCTTTTACTGTTCCTGCCTATCAAAAAAGCTTGTTTGAAAACTAG